A window of Luteolibacter flavescens genomic DNA:
CGATCCTGAGCGGCAGCCGGTTCCCTGGTCCCCCGATCTCATCGTCATCCTCGGTGGAGGCGACCGCGCAAGAGTGCGCGAAGGTCTTCTTCTGGCCCGGCAGTACGACCGGGCTCCCGTGATCGTGACCGGGGACGGCAGCACGATCATCAGGGAGATGCAAGCTCTCGGCTTTCCTCCGGAGCGCCTCATTCACGAGGCCAGTGCGACCTCCACGCTTGAGAACGCCCAATACTGCAAGAACCTCATCGCCACACGCCAGCACGCGACGGTCTTGTTAATCACCAACTGGTTTCACGCTCCCAGGGCCCTTGCCGTGTTCAAACAAACATTGCCGGAATGTGCATGGGCAGTCTCTTTCGAGAGCAAGCCCGCCCCCCCAACCAAATGGGATCTTGCGTCCCAGCGGCGCGAGCGTTTCGCCGCCATATACTATCTGCTGCGCCACGGCATATGGAGCTGGTAAGCGGCGTTTTCATCAGCTCCTCAACCCGGACAACCCGTCGAGCCCACTGCACCCATGAATCTTGATATCGCCGCCAATCGCGCCGCCCGGAAGTGGTCCCGGAAGGAACTGCTCGGACGCGTCCTCTGGGCCGTGTGCCAGCCGCTCTTCCGTTTCAGTCCCCGCCTCCTATGGGGGTGGCGCTGCATGATGCTGCGGGTCTTCCGTGCCAAGATCGGCAAGGGGGTCCAGATCCATCCTTCCGCAAGGGTCTCTATCCCCTGGCAGCTGGAAATCGGAGACTGGTCATCCGTCGGCTTCGATGCCCTTCTTTACAACCTCGGGCCCATGAAAATCGGTTCGAAGGTTACGATCTCCCAACGCGCGCATCTGTGCGGCGGCAGCCACGATTTCCGTGATCCGGCTATGCCTCTGATAAAAAGTCCCATTGAAATCGGGGATCAATGTTGGATCTGCGCCGATGCTTTTGTTGGTCCTGGTAAAATCATTGGCGAGCGCGCTGTCGTAGGTGCCAGGGCTGTGGTGATGAAAGATGTAGCTGCTGGGGCCATCGTTGCTGGAAACCCAGCATGCCAGGTCGGGACGAGATAATCCACGCTAACCTAGATTTCATTCGAGTGCTCGATGGGAGCTTGCCTGCATGTTGTCATAATCACAGGTGCTTGACAAGGGTTAGGATGTCGCCGGCGGCGTATCAATAATTCAAGGTATTTCTATAATTTTAAATCTTCACAAGCCGCTCGGCGCTGCTTTTGGCGCGAGCTTATTTTCGTCCATGTCTTCACCTCTTCCTATCACTGTTTGCATCCCCGTCCGCAATGAAGAGAAGAACCTTCCGTTTTGTCTCAATGCCTTGGGCGACTCGTTCACAGAGATCGTAGTCATCGACTCCGGGAGTACCGACCGGACCCGGGATATCGCAGAAATCGCAGGAGTGAAGGTGATGGACTTCGCTTGGGATGGGAAATTTCCGAAGAAGCGAAACTGGGCACTGCGAAATTATTCATTCAGCACCCCATGGGTGCTGTTTCTTGACGGTGACGAAGGAGTGACTCCTGCGTTCATCGAGGAATTGCGACGAGTCATTCCTCAAAGCCCGCATGCGGGTTATTGGATCTCCTTTGAGAATTGGTTCATGGGGCACCCACTGCGACACGGTGACGTCTTTCGGAAGCTGGCTCTTTTCCGCGTGGGAACCGGTGAGTATGAGAGATTCCCGGAGGACTTCTGGAGTCACTTGGACATGGAGGTGCATGAGCATCCTGTTCTGGAAGGGACCACCGGAGAAATTGTTGCCCGGCTTGAGCATCATGATTTCCGCGGCCTGAAGCATTATATCGCCAAGCACAACGAGTATTCGACATGGGAGGCAAACCGTTACCGTTGGCTTCAAGGAGCTGGGCAAAACGAATGGGCGAAGCTGAACGACAGGCAGCGCTTCAAGTATCGTAACTTGGACAAGTGGTGGCTCGGCTGGGTCTATTGGGGGGTAGCCTACTTTCTGAAAAAAGGTTTTCTTGATGGCTCCACGGGCTGGACTTTCAACCGGTTGAAGCGCCGGTATTTTGATGAGATCAGACTTAAGATCCTTGAGTCCAAAAATTGAGCAATTTGGGTGGCTTCGCTTACATTCGGGTTTGTGCCCAAGAACTCCATGGGATCGGTAGCGCGAAGCTGGGATGGTGGTAGGTCAGCCGAGAATGTGTGGCGGTGGGTATACGGGGCGGTCTTATTCTCTCGCGAGACAAGCGACGGCAGGGAACGTTAGCTGCGACACCGCGTTCTCGTATTTCGTGGATGGTGATGGCACCCTTCATGCCCCTTCGCGATAACGGCAAGGCGCCCGGGACGCCTTGGTACCCAGACGCGAGCCCACGAGATTATTTCATAATAGAATCGTGATTTTCTTCCTCTTACTGATCTTCTTCGGAGCCTTCACTGCGGGGGCTCCTTGGCAGACGACCCATGGCGTTTTGCTGGTGGGGGCGGGCGTGCTGATGATGGCGCGGCGGCAAGTGGAGGTGCTGCCGCGTGGGTGGTGGTGGCTGATGCTCGGGTTTGTCGTTTGTGGGACGATGGCTTTTTTGCCGGCGGAAATGTTGGGTGGGAAGCCGGCTTGGCGGGTTGGATTGGAGGGGCTGGGACTGCAGACGGGATACCTAACGACGACACAACCCTGGTTGGCTGCGGAGATGCTGGGGATGTTCACCATTGCGCTGGTCTTGGGTGTATGGATGGCCGGGCAGCGGGTGTCGGATGAGTCCCGCCGTTTGATGATGATCGCGTTTGTGGTCGGCGTTGCTGCTTATGGGCTTTTGTCGGCGTGGAAGTCGGGTGGCCAGAAGGACCAGATGTTCGGCTTTTTTCCGAATCGCAACCATACGGCGACGTTTCTCGCGATGGGGGCGATGGCCGGGGTTGCTTCGCTCGTGCAATCGATCCGAGACCGGCGATGGGGTCTTTTGGCGACTGCCGGGGTCGCCACAGTTATTTGCTTTTGGGCGCTGTTGGCTTGGTCGGTCAGCCGATCGGGTCTGTTGCTTATCGGGATTGGTGTGGTCGCTTGGTGGGCTTTGGTTGGCCGGGGCTACTTCGGTAAGCATGCTTGGAAGGCGATGCTTCTGCTGGCTTTGGCTGTGGTGGGTGGATTCCTGATTGCGGATACGAGAATCAAGGAGCGGATTTCCGAGACTGCGGGGCGTTGGGAGGAGGTCTCGACTGCGGCCGAGGATGCCGGGAGTGTCGATTTTAGATTGCCGATGTGGCAGGATGCGGTCCGGATGATTTCCGACCAGCCTTGGACCGGGGTCGGGGCTGGTGGATTTTGGAGTGTTTTTCCCCAATATCGCGAGGCATCCGCCTCGGCAAATGAGTCTGACGGCTTTCATCCGGAGAGCGATTGGCTTTGGCTGGCGGCTGAAACCGGGGTGCCAGCGACGCTTTGTGTGGCTGCCCTGGTGATTTGGGCCACCTGCTATTCCTTGGCGCGGATTCGCCACGGGCATTCCCGGGCGCTCCGCATGGGATGTTTGGTGGCGGGTCTGTTGGTGGCGGTTCACGGAGTTTTCGATGTTCCTGGTCATCGGCTGCCGCTGGCTTGGGCTGCGGCGTGGTGCTTCGCGCTTTCTCTCCCGGCGGGAAGGGGGGGTGACAGGGAGAGCATTGGGCGGCGACCGTTTGTCTGGCCTTTCCGAGTTGGGGGATTGCTTATTCTTCTGACTGGGCTGGCGCTGCTGACACTTGGAGAAAAATATACTCCAGCAGTGGTTGCGGGAAAAGTGGCGCGGTCTGAGGCGGATCGGCTTTATCGGCAGGACCAGGAGGCTCAAAAAGCTGCCTCGGAGCAGGGGAGGGAATATTCACCGTCCGAGGATGAGGATCCTTTGTTGAAGGCGCTGGCGGCTGTTGATCAGGGACTGGAGGCGCGTCCCTTGGATCGCGGGCTTTGGTTTAGGAAGGGCTTTCTTGCCCTGCACTACGATGATCGGATTGAGGAGGCCGATCGTGCTTTTGCCATCGAGAGGGCGCTCGATCCTTCGTGGGTTGGAGGGCCATTACGGCAGGCAAAAGCATGGTCGACCAGCGACGTGGAGCGAACGAAAGCGCTGTGGCAGGAAGCCATGAGGCGCGTTGATGCTCTTCCTCCTGAGTATCGAGGGGGGCCATCATGGAAAAGAAGTGCAATCGTCGAAATCCAACGAACCGCAAAAGGTCAGCCCGATCTGGAGTTAGAAGCCAAGAAGTGGAAACAGGATGCTCAATGAGCTAGGTGAGACGTTCAGCATCAATGCCTACAAATGTCTTGATTTTTCTCATCTGGGCACGGTGCGTGCTTCGTCTTTCGCCAAATTAAGTTTCCGTCTCGTCACCATCTGCGTGGTCTTTTGCATTGACCCCTAACACAAAATCCCTAACTTCCACCCGTCATGACCCTCTCCAAAAAGAAATCGTTTCTCGTTTTGGCCCTTCTTGCCTTGAGCTGCATTTCGGCACACGCGTCGCGCCGCAACGTTATCACGAGCCCGCCGCCAGTCATTGGTAACTTGGACAAGCCTGCGATCAGCGCGGAATAATAAGCTCCGCCATTCGCTTTTCCCTCCTTGTTTCATTCCCACCCCGAGCATTCTCATGTACCGATCTTTCGTTCTCGCATCGGCCCTTTCGCTGGGTCTGACCGCAGCTAGTTCAGCTGCCTCGATCTTTGTGTCGGATTTCACCGGCACTTCTTCTGGTGACGCCCTCAGCGGTACCAACGGTTGGGGCCAAAGCGAGGCCAATGACGATGACTTGGAGCCGCTTGCTTGGGTGAGCAGCCTGACTGGTACTCCTGCGGCTTCCGTGGGTGCCTATTACGCTGCACCCGGTTCCACTTCCTTCTACGCTTCCAATTCGGTTGGAACGGCATTCACGACGTCCACGATCAGCTTGCAGTTTGGTCTTCAGGATAGCACCACCGACTACCCGTTCCGCAACAACTTCGGATTCAGTCTGGTCAATGGCGCTGGGGATAATCTTTTCAGTGTCAACCTCACGACCACCAATCAGGGAGGGATTTTCGACGATCCAAGCAATCCAGTCGATCCCGAGACGTCCGACGCCAATTGGAATCTCAGTGTGACCTCAATTGGAATGGCTGCCGAGCCTGCCTTTGTGGCGGTTGGTGAAGACAGCTTCTACACGGTTTACGTCGAGTTCACGTCCGTTGGTGCGGACATCAATTACAAGCTCTACTTCCAAGGAACCGTCGGACCAACGGTCATCGACACGGGAACATTGGCTGGTCTGTCCTCGGAGACGATCTCTCAGTTCCGGGTCAACTTCTCTCAAGGAACGGGTCAGGATTGGGGTGATAACATCCTCACTTTCCGTGCAGTTCCTGAGCCCTCGGCTCTCTTGTTGAGTGGCCTTGCAGGTCTCGCTTTCCTTC
This region includes:
- a CDS encoding YdcF family protein; this translates as MNRFTFILVRRKWIAGVLASLVAMVLCWAMWGNWPDPERQPVPWSPDLIVILGGGDRARVREGLLLARQYDRAPVIVTGDGSTIIREMQALGFPPERLIHEASATSTLENAQYCKNLIATRQHATVLLITNWFHAPRALAVFKQTLPECAWAVSFESKPAPPTKWDLASQRRERFAAIYYLLRHGIWSW
- a CDS encoding putative colanic acid biosynthesis acetyltransferase, with translation MNLDIAANRAARKWSRKELLGRVLWAVCQPLFRFSPRLLWGWRCMMLRVFRAKIGKGVQIHPSARVSIPWQLEIGDWSSVGFDALLYNLGPMKIGSKVTISQRAHLCGGSHDFRDPAMPLIKSPIEIGDQCWICADAFVGPGKIIGERAVVGARAVVMKDVAAGAIVAGNPACQVGTR
- a CDS encoding glycosyltransferase family 2 protein — its product is MSSPLPITVCIPVRNEEKNLPFCLNALGDSFTEIVVIDSGSTDRTRDIAEIAGVKVMDFAWDGKFPKKRNWALRNYSFSTPWVLFLDGDEGVTPAFIEELRRVIPQSPHAGYWISFENWFMGHPLRHGDVFRKLALFRVGTGEYERFPEDFWSHLDMEVHEHPVLEGTTGEIVARLEHHDFRGLKHYIAKHNEYSTWEANRYRWLQGAGQNEWAKLNDRQRFKYRNLDKWWLGWVYWGVAYFLKKGFLDGSTGWTFNRLKRRYFDEIRLKILESKN
- a CDS encoding O-antigen ligase family protein, whose amino-acid sequence is MIFFLLLIFFGAFTAGAPWQTTHGVLLVGAGVLMMARRQVEVLPRGWWWLMLGFVVCGTMAFLPAEMLGGKPAWRVGLEGLGLQTGYLTTTQPWLAAEMLGMFTIALVLGVWMAGQRVSDESRRLMMIAFVVGVAAYGLLSAWKSGGQKDQMFGFFPNRNHTATFLAMGAMAGVASLVQSIRDRRWGLLATAGVATVICFWALLAWSVSRSGLLLIGIGVVAWWALVGRGYFGKHAWKAMLLLALAVVGGFLIADTRIKERISETAGRWEEVSTAAEDAGSVDFRLPMWQDAVRMISDQPWTGVGAGGFWSVFPQYREASASANESDGFHPESDWLWLAAETGVPATLCVAALVIWATCYSLARIRHGHSRALRMGCLVAGLLVAVHGVFDVPGHRLPLAWAAAWCFALSLPAGRGGDRESIGRRPFVWPFRVGGLLILLTGLALLTLGEKYTPAVVAGKVARSEADRLYRQDQEAQKAASEQGREYSPSEDEDPLLKALAAVDQGLEARPLDRGLWFRKGFLALHYDDRIEEADRAFAIERALDPSWVGGPLRQAKAWSTSDVERTKALWQEAMRRVDALPPEYRGGPSWKRSAIVEIQRTAKGQPDLELEAKKWKQDAQ
- a CDS encoding PEP-CTERM sorting domain-containing protein; translated protein: MYRSFVLASALSLGLTAASSAASIFVSDFTGTSSGDALSGTNGWGQSEANDDDLEPLAWVSSLTGTPAASVGAYYAAPGSTSFYASNSVGTAFTTSTISLQFGLQDSTTDYPFRNNFGFSLVNGAGDNLFSVNLTTTNQGGIFDDPSNPVDPETSDANWNLSVTSIGMAAEPAFVAVGEDSFYTVYVEFTSVGADINYKLYFQGTVGPTVIDTGTLAGLSSETISQFRVNFSQGTGQDWGDNILTFRAVPEPSALLLSGLAGLAFLRRRRR